A genomic segment from Roseibium algicola encodes:
- a CDS encoding amino acid--[acyl-carrier-protein] ligase, protein MDAQVSFLDQLFAKGVLHDSGVDGLYARSGEFEDVIARFEKFALTYGQDEISEAMVFPPGMTMQDFETSGYMKNFPQLAGTVHAFCGNDHDHMGLLQCMAAGDDWSKDQKPTQVALTPAACYPLYPILSRRGALPAEGAYVALQSYCFRHEPSKDPARMQMFRQREYVRVGSAEQTMDFRETWKQRGSDMMERLQLPHNVDVANDPFFGRAGKIMASGQREQELKFEMLVPITSEEKPTACMSFNYHMDNFGKAWNIRQADGTPAHTACVGFGLERLALALFRHHGFDTSKWPEGVRATLWG, encoded by the coding sequence ATGGACGCGCAAGTCTCTTTTCTGGATCAGCTCTTTGCCAAAGGCGTCCTGCATGACAGCGGCGTCGACGGCCTCTACGCCCGCAGCGGCGAATTTGAAGACGTTATTGCCCGTTTCGAAAAATTTGCCCTCACCTACGGTCAGGACGAGATCTCCGAAGCAATGGTGTTCCCGCCGGGAATGACCATGCAGGATTTCGAAACCAGCGGTTACATGAAGAACTTCCCGCAGTTGGCAGGAACAGTGCATGCCTTTTGCGGCAACGACCATGACCACATGGGGCTGTTGCAATGCATGGCGGCTGGCGACGACTGGTCCAAGGATCAGAAACCGACCCAGGTAGCACTGACGCCCGCTGCCTGCTATCCGCTTTATCCGATCCTCTCGCGCCGTGGTGCATTGCCGGCAGAGGGAGCCTACGTCGCGTTGCAGTCCTATTGTTTCCGCCACGAGCCTTCCAAGGATCCGGCGCGGATGCAGATGTTCCGCCAGCGTGAATACGTGCGCGTCGGTTCTGCCGAACAGACCATGGATTTCCGCGAGACCTGGAAACAGCGCGGCTCGGACATGATGGAGCGGCTGCAGCTCCCGCATAACGTCGATGTCGCCAACGATCCGTTTTTCGGCCGAGCCGGCAAGATAATGGCGTCCGGCCAGCGTGAACAGGAATTGAAGTTCGAAATGCTTGTGCCGATCACGTCGGAAGAAAAACCGACGGCCTGCATGAGCTTCAATTACCACATGGATAATTTCGGCAAGGCCTGGAACATCCGTCAGGCTGATGGAACGCCTGCGCACACCGCCTGTGTCGGCTTCGGTCTGGAACGACTGGCGCTGGCGCTCTTCCGCCATCATGGTTTCGACACGTCCAAATGGCCTGAAGGCGTCCGTGCCACGCTTTGGGGATGA
- a CDS encoding acyl-CoA dehydrogenase family protein codes for MTAAAKITAMGLADRAKRAAKVASEFADKVDVEGRFPVEGMNALKAERLMGVMIRPEFGGEGATLTEIADVCAILGQACAATAMTYAMHQIQIASLADYAVGSAWHEGFQKRICDEQLLIASATSEAGIGGNLRNSICAVEVEGDTVRLTKDATVISYGANADAIMVTSRRHVDAAHSDQVATIFLKDQYTLEQTSKWDTLGMRGTCSDGYIFKAEAPADQILPRPFAEIAAQSMLAVSHLLWGALWYGIAADAVARGQAFVKNAARKAPGQVPPGALRLAEASSLLQLVKANVVAGLKQFEGCKGDSDALNAMSFSVAMNNVKIGTSQTILTIINHCMLICGIAGYKNGTPFSLGRHLRDAHSAQLMISNDRILGNTSTMLLVNKQDTSLLG; via the coding sequence ATGACCGCCGCAGCCAAGATCACTGCCATGGGGTTGGCAGATCGCGCCAAGCGGGCCGCCAAGGTCGCTTCCGAGTTTGCCGACAAGGTTGATGTGGAAGGCCGCTTTCCTGTTGAAGGCATGAACGCCCTGAAAGCGGAACGCCTGATGGGTGTCATGATCCGTCCGGAATTCGGCGGGGAAGGTGCAACGCTGACCGAGATTGCTGATGTTTGCGCAATTCTTGGACAAGCCTGCGCGGCCACCGCGATGACTTATGCCATGCACCAGATCCAGATTGCCAGCCTGGCGGATTACGCCGTAGGCAGTGCCTGGCACGAAGGTTTCCAGAAGCGGATCTGCGATGAGCAGCTTCTGATCGCCTCAGCAACCAGTGAGGCAGGTATCGGTGGCAACTTGCGCAATTCGATCTGTGCGGTCGAGGTCGAGGGCGACACCGTGCGCCTGACCAAGGATGCGACCGTGATTTCCTACGGCGCCAATGCGGACGCCATCATGGTGACCTCCCGCCGGCATGTCGACGCGGCTCATTCCGACCAGGTTGCGACCATTTTCCTGAAGGATCAGTACACGCTTGAGCAGACCAGCAAATGGGATACGCTCGGCATGCGTGGAACCTGCTCCGACGGCTATATTTTCAAGGCGGAAGCTCCGGCTGACCAGATCCTGCCGCGCCCGTTTGCGGAGATTGCGGCCCAATCCATGCTGGCCGTTTCCCATCTTCTTTGGGGCGCGCTCTGGTATGGCATCGCTGCTGATGCGGTTGCCCGAGGGCAGGCATTCGTGAAGAACGCTGCGCGCAAGGCTCCCGGCCAGGTTCCTCCGGGAGCACTGCGTCTGGCGGAGGCGTCAAGCCTGCTGCAGCTGGTCAAGGCCAACGTCGTTGCCGGCCTGAAACAGTTCGAAGGTTGCAAGGGCGACAGCGATGCGCTCAATGCCATGAGCTTCTCCGTTGCCATGAACAACGTGAAGATCGGCACGTCACAGACGATCCTGACAATCATCAACCACTGCATGCTGATCTGCGGGATCGCAGGCTACAAGAACGGTACGCCGTTCAGCCTCGGACGCCACCTGCGTGACGCCCATTCGGCGCAGCTGATGATTTCCAACGACCGTATTCTGGGCAACACGTCCACGATGCTCCTGGTCAACAAACAAGACACCAGTCTTTTGGGGTAA
- a CDS encoding acyl carrier protein, translating into MKQTIRTLLAKHGNLPVSIDDVADGADLYDAGLSSFASVQVMLALEEEFDIEFPEHLLNRKSFSSIDAIDAALTEILKEQAA; encoded by the coding sequence ATGAAACAGACCATTCGGACCCTGCTGGCAAAACACGGCAATTTGCCGGTTTCTATCGACGACGTCGCGGACGGTGCTGACCTCTACGATGCCGGTCTGTCTTCGTTTGCATCCGTCCAGGTGATGCTGGCGCTCGAGGAAGAGTTCGATATCGAATTTCCGGAGCATTTGCTGAACCGCAAGTCTTTCTCCTCCATTGATGCGATCGACGCAGCTCTTACCGAAATCCTGAAAGAGCAGGCTGCGTAA
- a CDS encoding cytochrome b, with translation MGASDERYSPIARLIHWLTAILVLTMVPAGLVMIRIDSGPLQNQLFDYHRSVGIVLMILTLVRLGFRLTHKPAPLPEGMPLWQQFAAKATHAFLYGFLLVNPFIGWVATSAYGAAISVFGLFTMPAIVAKDRALADQLFQIHLALGLLFTAAVVLHIAAALHHGLVRKDGVLGRMI, from the coding sequence ATGGGCGCAAGTGATGAACGCTATAGCCCGATTGCCCGGCTGATCCATTGGCTGACCGCCATTCTGGTGCTGACAATGGTGCCTGCCGGCCTTGTCATGATCCGGATCGACAGCGGCCCCTTGCAGAACCAGCTGTTTGATTACCATCGCTCGGTCGGCATCGTGTTGATGATATTGACCCTGGTACGTCTCGGTTTTCGGCTGACCCACAAACCCGCCCCCTTGCCGGAAGGCATGCCGCTCTGGCAGCAATTTGCCGCCAAGGCTACCCATGCCTTTCTGTACGGTTTTCTGCTGGTCAATCCCTTCATCGGGTGGGTGGCTACCTCCGCCTACGGTGCGGCAATCTCGGTCTTCGGCCTGTTCACCATGCCGGCGATTGTCGCCAAGGACCGTGCGTTGGCAGACCAGCTTTTTCAGATTCATCTTGCGCTCGGGCTGCTCTTCACTGCCGCCGTGGTGCTGCATATTGCCGCCGCGCTTCATCACGGTCTTGTGCGCAAGGACGGTGTTCTCGGTAGAATGATTTAA
- a CDS encoding class I SAM-dependent methyltransferase — protein MSGFSPAWLALREPVDLAARNEDVETAFFTALGSQPMRIMDLASGAGSTVSAFARHRGTSIEWLLTDYDPALLEVAGQRWQDRVTTRQIDLASDLEELPFAEVDAVTTSAFLDLVAEPFLVRLVDQVVKARKPFLASLTYDGRAVFTPQLPLDAALLAAHNTHQLSDKGFGPALGPAAAMRAIELFRDRGYKVVQGRSDWQADSSSADFLKELLGGWCNVGREVALDETELAQWWSLRQEHITSGQLTLSVGHVDFTALP, from the coding sequence ATGAGTGGTTTTTCTCCAGCATGGCTTGCCTTGCGCGAACCGGTCGATCTGGCGGCTCGCAATGAGGACGTTGAAACCGCATTCTTCACGGCTCTCGGCAGTCAACCGATGCGCATAATGGATCTCGCAAGTGGAGCAGGCTCGACTGTCTCGGCTTTTGCTCGGCATCGAGGCACTTCGATCGAATGGCTTTTGACCGATTACGATCCGGCTCTGTTGGAAGTTGCCGGGCAGCGCTGGCAGGACAGGGTAACAACGCGGCAGATCGACCTTGCGAGCGATCTGGAGGAGCTGCCGTTTGCCGAGGTTGACGCGGTGACTACATCCGCTTTTCTGGACTTGGTCGCAGAGCCGTTTCTTGTCCGGTTGGTCGATCAGGTCGTGAAGGCGCGAAAACCGTTTCTGGCAAGCCTGACCTACGATGGCCGCGCGGTGTTCACCCCGCAACTTCCCTTAGATGCCGCGTTGTTGGCCGCACACAACACGCATCAGCTGTCTGACAAGGGGTTTGGTCCAGCCCTCGGTCCGGCCGCTGCCATGCGTGCCATCGAACTGTTTCGGGATCGAGGCTACAAGGTGGTGCAGGGCCGGTCTGACTGGCAGGCAGACAGTTCGTCAGCGGATTTCCTGAAAGAGCTTCTCGGGGGCTGGTGCAACGTCGGCAGGGAAGTCGCGCTGGACGAGACGGAACTGGCGCAATGGTGGTCGCTGCGGCAGGAACACATCACTTCCGGTCAACTCACTCTCAGCGTCGGTCACGTCGATTTCACTGCCTTGCCGTAA
- a CDS encoding glycosyltransferase family 4 protein, whose product MPALVFAYPGDFNTPTGGYGYDRRIVAGLRTLGWEVDLVSLGDGFPFPTEETLRQAEARLSSVPEGSLVVVDGLALGVMAGAMERLQDRITLIALVHHPLCVENGLSKEQAEALFQSENKVLAFARHVIVTSPATGTQVEELFGISSDRITAVLPGTEKPEPYERPQNDVTRLLSVGTLLPRKGYDLLLTALASLKELRWHLDIVGGLEADPECYQALLGQARELELLDRITFHGAVPAQDLGDFYRSAEVFVLASRYEGYGMAYTEALAHGLPVIGSGGGAVKETLPEKAAIYCGVEDVDALRDALETLISYREKRAGLSTEARKAAELLPDWTDAARKFADLLQDTGR is encoded by the coding sequence ATGCCCGCGCTTGTCTTTGCTTATCCCGGAGATTTCAACACACCGACCGGTGGCTACGGCTACGATCGCAGGATCGTCGCCGGTCTGCGCACGCTTGGCTGGGAGGTTGATCTGGTTTCGCTTGGGGACGGCTTTCCGTTTCCCACCGAAGAAACGCTTCGGCAAGCCGAAGCCCGGCTGTCGTCGGTGCCGGAAGGGTCGCTTGTTGTCGTCGACGGTCTCGCACTTGGTGTAATGGCGGGAGCCATGGAAAGACTGCAGGACCGGATCACTCTCATTGCGCTTGTGCACCACCCGCTCTGTGTCGAAAACGGTTTGTCGAAGGAACAGGCTGAAGCCCTTTTCCAGAGCGAAAACAAAGTGCTGGCTTTTGCCCGTCATGTCATCGTGACCAGTCCCGCAACAGGCACCCAGGTTGAAGAGCTTTTCGGTATATCTTCGGACCGCATCACCGCAGTTCTGCCCGGCACGGAAAAGCCTGAGCCGTATGAACGACCACAGAACGACGTCACGAGGCTGTTGTCGGTCGGCACCTTGCTGCCACGCAAGGGCTACGATCTCTTGCTGACCGCGCTTGCAAGCCTCAAGGAGTTGCGTTGGCATCTGGATATCGTCGGCGGGCTTGAGGCGGATCCTGAATGTTACCAGGCGCTCTTAGGCCAGGCGCGTGAGCTGGAACTTCTCGACAGGATTACCTTTCACGGGGCTGTTCCGGCGCAAGACCTTGGCGACTTTTATCGCTCGGCAGAGGTATTCGTGCTCGCAAGCCGGTATGAGGGCTACGGCATGGCTTATACCGAAGCGCTTGCCCACGGTTTGCCGGTAATCGGTAGCGGTGGCGGCGCGGTGAAGGAAACACTTCCGGAGAAGGCTGCCATCTACTGCGGCGTCGAGGATGTCGATGCTTTGCGTGACGCGCTCGAAACACTCATCTCCTACCGCGAGAAACGTGCGGGATTGAGCACTGAAGCCAGAAAGGCTGCTGAACTCTTGCCGGACTGGACGGATGCGGCACGGAAGTTTGCAGACCTGTTGCAGGATACTGGGCGATGA
- a CDS encoding 6-pyruvoyl trahydropterin synthase family protein encodes MFAVEVRDHVMIAHSFKGELFGPAQALHGATFVIDAAFLADSLDANGVVIDIGRAHDALKQVLQPLNYKNLDEVPEFAGINTTTEFLTKHIHDHLAKAARADKLGRPGSELKAIRVTISESHVARAWYEAGI; translated from the coding sequence ATGTTTGCAGTTGAAGTACGCGATCACGTCATGATTGCCCACTCCTTCAAGGGAGAACTGTTCGGTCCGGCCCAGGCATTGCACGGCGCCACGTTTGTCATCGATGCCGCGTTTCTGGCCGACAGCCTTGACGCCAACGGCGTGGTGATCGACATCGGCCGGGCGCATGATGCGTTGAAGCAAGTCCTGCAGCCTCTGAATTACAAGAACCTCGACGAGGTGCCGGAATTTGCGGGCATCAACACCACGACCGAGTTTCTGACAAAGCACATCCATGATCACCTGGCCAAGGCTGCCAGAGCGGACAAGCTCGGACGTCCGGGATCTGAACTGAAGGCGATCCGCGTGACGATTTCCGAATCCCACGTCGCGCGCGCCTGGTACGAAGCTGGGATCTGA